A section of the Oryza sativa Japonica Group chromosome 1, ASM3414082v1 genome encodes:
- the LOC4324694 gene encoding FCS-Like Zinc finger 10: MEESNDQGLAQKSTAPTGFFRVPGLFVRLSSKGLNAVDPDSAWSPTSPLDFKNLSSSTGSTNLKSSGLLGVEADQKFRTNPPRVGLGLVDALTADESSSCLGVTSSFLDSIRPFLELGLPKAASDAAMQKNGSGSVTLDEIADFALSEEYTCVIEHGPNPRTTHILGDETLEVCKGVPRSSKKSIFTIEPIGELPSTLACAVSRSCCYCRKRLQQDRDIYMYLGEKAFCSNECRRDYIDEEIEEVEELMMLDSAGSSALLAW, encoded by the exons ATGGAGGAATCCAATGATCAGGGCCTTGCACAGAAGAGCACTGCCCCCACTGGGTTCTTCAGGGTCCCCGGCCTCTTTGTGAGGCTGAGCAGCAAAGGATTGAACGCAGTGGACCCTGATTCTGCCTGGAGCCCAACCTCTCCATTGGATTTCAAGAACCTGTCATCGAGCACTGGAAGCACAAATCTCAAATCCTCTGGGCTACTGGGTGTCGAGGCtgatcagaagttcagaactaaCCCTCCCAgagtcggcctcggcctcgtcgACGCCCTCACCGCCGACGAGAGCTCCTCGTGCTTGGGTGTCACGAGCTCGTTTCTTGATTCCATCAGGCCATTTCTTGAGCTCGGGTTGCCGAAGGCGGCGAGTGATGCTGCAATGCAGAAGAACGGTTCAGGTAGCGTCACTCTGGACGAGATTGCAGACTTTGCTCTGTCTGAAGAGTACACCTGTGTGATCGAGCACGGCCCGAACCCGAGGACGACGCACATTCTGGGAGACGAGACACTGGAGGTGTGCAAGGGTGTCCCAAGGAGTTCCAAGAAGTCAATCTTCACCATCGAGCCCATCGGCGAGCTGCCGTCGACGCTGGCGTGTGCTGTTTCCCGCTCATGCTGCTACTGCAGGAAGAGGCTGCAGCAGGACAGGGATATCTACATGTATCT GGGAGAGAAGGCATTCTGCAGCAACGAGTGCAGGAGGGACTACATCGATGAGGAGatcgaggaggtggaggagctcATGATGCTGGATTCTGCCGGTTCTTCTGCCCTCTTGGCTTGGTGA
- the LOC4324695 gene encoding probable E3 ubiquitin-protein ligase RZFP34, protein MGAMDVQLESTAVQHGQAKINVEEHALVSLLSDEKYATEKTEDVDPDDYEKLEEGIMQYGCAHYRRRCRIRAPCCNEIFDCRHCHNETKNSIKIDAVKRHELPRHEVQQVICSLCGTEQEVRQVCISCGVCMGKYFCEVCKLFDDDVSKQQYHCNGCGICRIGGKENFFHCSKCGCCYSIVLKNSHACVEGAMHHDCPICFEYLFESTNDVSVLPCGHTIHVKCLREMEEHCQFACPLCSKSVCDMSKAWERLDEELATISDTCDNKMVRILCNDCGATSEVQFHLIAHKCQKCKSYNTRQI, encoded by the exons ATGGGCGCCATGGACGTACAACTTGAGTCTACTGCTGTTCAACATGGACAAGCTAAGATAAATGTGGAGGAACATGCTCTAGTTTCTCTGTTGTCTGATGAGAAGTACGCAACTGAAAAGACCGAAGATGTGGACCCTGATGATTATGAGAAACTTGAGGAAGGGATAATGCAGTAtgg GTGTGCACATTATCGAAGAAGGTGCCGCATTCGAGCTCCATGTTGCAACGAGATTTTTGATTGTCGGCATTGCCACAATGAAACAAAG AATTCAATTAAAATTGATGCTGTGAAGAGGCATGAACTCCCACGCCATGAAGTGCAGCAGGTTATATGCTCGTTGTGTGGCACGGAACAAGAG GTACGGCAAGTATGTATCAGTTGTGGTGTATGCATGGGGAAGTACTTCTGTGAAGTGTGCAAGCTCTTTGATGATGAT GTTTCAAAACAGCAATATCATTGCAATGGTTGTGGAATATGCAG AATTGGTGGCAAGGAGAATTTCTTTCACTGCTCAAAATGCG GATGCTGTTATTCTATAGTATTGAAGAACAGTCATGCATGTGTTGAAGGAGCGATGCATCATGACTGTCCAATCTGCTTTGAG TACCTTTTTGAATCAACCAATGATGTTTCCGTCTTGCCCTGTGGTCATACCATTCATGTCAAGTGCTTGCGAGAAATGGAGGAGCACTGCCA ATTTGCTTGCCCGCTTTGCTCTAAATCTGTCTGCGACATGTCGAAGGCATGGGAGAGATTGGACGAGGAACTAGCAACGATATCTGACACCTGTGACAATAAAATG GTGCGCATATTGTGCAACGATTGTGGGGCAACATCAGAGGTGCAGTTCCATTTGATTGCGCACAAGTGCCAGAAGTGCAAGTCCTACAACACCCGCCAGATCTGA